A region of the Candidatus Zixiibacteriota bacterium genome:
GGGAAACCGGCGCCATGGACTACACCATCGTGGTTTCCGCGACGGCCTCCGAAGCCGCCCCGCTGCAGTACATCGCGCCATATAGCGGCTGCACGATGGGGGAATATATCCGCGACAACGGCGGCCACGCCCTGGTGATCTATGACGACCTCTCGAAGCATGCCGTCGCGTATCGGCAGCTGTCGCTGCTGCTGCGCCGGCCGCCGGGCCGCGAGGCCTACCCGGGGGACGTTTTCTACCTCCACTCGCGCCTGCTGGAGCGGGCGGCGAAGCTGAGCGACGCGCGCGGCGGAGGCTCGTTGACGGCGCTGCCGATCATCGAGACGCAGGCGGGCGATGTATCGGCGTACATTCCCACCAACGTCATCTCGATTACCGACGGACAGATTTTTCTCGAGAGCGATCTTTTCTATTCCGGCGTTCGGCCTGCGATCAACGTCGGCATTTCGGTGTCGCGCGTCGGCGGGAACGCCCAGATCAAGGCGATGAAACAGGTGGCGGGCACCTTGCGCCTCGAGCTGGCCCAGTATCGCGAGATGGCGGCCTTCGCCCAATTCGGCTCCGACCTGGACCAGGCCACGCAGCGCCAGCTCAACCGCGGCAGCCGGCTGGTGGAGCTGCTGAAGCAGGGCCAGTACGAGCCGCTGCCGGTCGAGAAACAGATCCTGATCATTTATGCCGGCACCAACGGCTTCGTCGACCACCTGCCGGTCACCGCGCTCAAGCGCTACGAGCAGGAGCTGTACGCGTTCGTGGAATCGCGGCACCCGGATATCTTTGCCGACATTCTGAAAAAGCGGGAGCTCGACGGCGACCTGAGGGCCAAGATCAACAAGGCGCTCGAAGAGTTCAAATCGTTGTTCAAGGCATAGCTGCGGCTCCGTGTTTTTGGTCGACTAGGAGACAGAAAGCAGAGACCCGATTTTTTTCCGGCGATGGCGACGCTCAAGGCGATACGAAAGCGCATC
Encoded here:
- the atpA gene encoding F0F1 ATP synthase subunit alpha, which produces MEIGTAEISRIIKEQIRDYEKAVDVQEIGTVLSTGDGIARIYGLDKVAAGELLEFPHGIFGVALNLEEDNVGAALFGETHLIKEGDTVKRTGRIAEVPVGSALVGRVVNALGEPIDGRGPIETRERRRIEIKAPGIVARQPVKEPLQTGLKAIDAMIPIGRGQRELIIGDRQTGKTAVAIDTIINQKNGNVTCIYVAIGQKRSTVAQVVDKLRETGAMDYTIVVSATASEAAPLQYIAPYSGCTMGEYIRDNGGHALVIYDDLSKHAVAYRQLSLLLRRPPGREAYPGDVFYLHSRLLERAAKLSDARGGGSLTALPIIETQAGDVSAYIPTNVISITDGQIFLESDLFYSGVRPAINVGISVSRVGGNAQIKAMKQVAGTLRLELAQYREMAAFAQFGSDLDQATQRQLNRGSRLVELLKQGQYEPLPVEKQILIIYAGTNGFVDHLPVTALKRYEQELYAFVESRHPDIFADILKKRELDGDLRAKINKALEEFKSLFKA